Proteins encoded within one genomic window of Vidua macroura isolate BioBank_ID:100142 chromosome 2, ASM2450914v1, whole genome shotgun sequence:
- the LPAR6 gene encoding lysophosphatidic acid receptor 6, which translates to MVSSNCSSEDSFKYTLYGCIFSMVFVLGLIANCVAIYIFTCTLKVQNETTTYMLNLAISDLLFVFTLPFRIYYFVTRNWPFGDILCKISVTLFYTNMYGSILFLTCISVDRFLAIVHPFRSKTLRTKRNAKIVCAAVWITVLAGSTPASFFQSTNRRNNTEQRTCFENFSEDTWKTYLSRIVIFIETVGFFIPLILNVTCSTMVLRTLNKPLTLSRNKVSKKKVLKMIFVHLVIFCFCFVPYNITLILYSLMRTQTWVNCSVVTAVRTMYPITLCIAVSNCCFDPIVYYFTSDTIQNSIKKNRSTRPRDVRFSERPVSESFIQHSLQTIKMKIFDGDSTI; encoded by the coding sequence ATGGTAAGCTCTAATTGTTCCAGTGAGGACTCCTTTAAATATACTTTGTATGGGTGTATCTTTAGCATGGTGTTTGTTCTTGGCCTCATAGCAAACTGTGTAGCGATCTACATTTTCACTTGTACTTTAAAAGTGCAAAACGAGACTACAACTTACATGCTTAATTTGGCCATATCAGATCTGCTTTTTGTGTTTACATTACCCTTCAGGATTTATTACTTTGTAACCAGAAACTGGCCATTTGGAGACATTCTCTGCAAGATTTCTGTCACCCTCTTTTACACAAATATGTATGGGAGCATTTTGTTTCTGACTTGCATCAGCGTGGATCGCTTTTTAGCTATAGTACACCCCTTCCGATCCAAGACTCTCCGGACCAAAAGGAATGCAAAGATTGTTTGTGCTGCAGTATGGATAACTGTGCTAGCAGGCAGCACACCAGCAAGCTTTTTCCAGTCCACAAACCGCCGGAACAATACGGAACAAAGGACGTGCTTTGAAAACTTTTCAGAGGACACGTGGAAAACCTACCTATCCCGGATTGTTATCTTCATTGaaactgttgggttttttatccCGCTCATCCTGAACGTGACCTGCTCCACTATGGTCCTACGGACCTTGAATAAACCGCTTACATTAAGCCGGAATAAAGTAAGCAAGAAAAAGGTACTCAAAATGATTTTTGTCCATTTGGTGAtattctgcttctgctttgtgCCTTATAACATTACCTTAATACTTTACTCCCTTATGAGAACACAGACCTGGGTCAATTGCTCAGTGGTGACTGCAGTCAGGACTATGTACCCCATAACTCTGTGCATCGCTGTTTCAAACTGCTGTTTTGACCCCATTGTCTATTACTTCACATCAGATACCATTCAAAATTCCATAAAAAAGAACCGGTCCACCAGACCACGGGATGTCAGATTCTCTGAAAGGCCAGTTTCAGAAAGCTTCATTCAACATAGCCTTCAgaccataaaaatgaaaatatttgacgGTGACTCTACAATATAA